The window gaaacccacactgacacagggagaacatgtcagagcacctggaggaaacccacgctgacacggggagaacatgtcagagcacctggaggaaacccacgctgacacggggagaacatgtcagagcacctggaggaaacccacactgacacagggagaacatgtcagagcacctggaggaaacccacactgacacagggagaacatgtcagagcacctttGCTCCATGCTGTGGGGATGCTCAGCAACCCATTTTTGCCTGCTGTCCTGAAACAGATTATCTCGGCCCTGCGTAGCTACTGTATCTTTTCTACGTAAACGTCAGAGCTCCGGGGAACGTCTGTTTCATCACAACTGGCTAACTCAGAAAAGCTCTCAGATTCTTTTTCAGCAGAACCAACTCTTTGTCACCTTTAGCAGCTTCTAAACTTTAAAATAAGGTTTAATTTGTGAGATGTTTGTCTATGAGATTTTTTAATCAGGGTGCTCTGTAAACATGATGTCAGCCTGCTGCTGTGGGCGTCTCCTGTCGTCAACAGTTTGaaaagaaacagcagcagagctttCAGCTCAGTTAGGAGGGACTCGGTCTCaccacagcagagcagcagatgaATTCACACGTCACCTCTGTCATTTCTTACCTGAGCTTTATGTTGATTTTCAATGAGACAATGGCAGCTTCACAATActtgtgtttatgacaactAATTTCTGTACTGATAGACTGAACACTGTTTTTCTGTTAATGCTGCTCACAgttaaattacacatttaaccTTGTTTAAAATTCTATAACAGGAAGTCAAACAGTCGATACAAATGGTTTGCATACTGTGCAAACTGTAATCATTCTGTGAACCAACAGAAAGTGATTGTGATGAACTCTACAAAGTTTTCATATTTCACATTCTCACCCTACTTTGACTCCGGGCTTTTAGAGTACGTATATTTCATGATTGTCATGTCTCTCTATGTTTTAAGAATTTTAAACCAGCTTGATTTCTGCAGATCTCCTCCACACAACATAAGACTGTGAATCCTTCATCCTGTGCAAACTTGACTTGTTGGACGGTCATGATCAACTCGTCACAGGTTTCATATTTCACTTTTGGTGCCTACTTTGAACTCGGGCTTCTGAAATACTTTGTTTTCGTGATCATAATGTCTCTATATGTTTTGATTCTTTGCTCCAACCTCCTGCTGATTGTGGTTATCTGTGTGAACAGAAGCTTACATGAACCTATGTACATGTTTCTGTGCAGCCtgtttgtaaatgaactgtatGGTAGTACAGGGTTGTTTCCATTGCTGCTGCTTCAGATCCTCTCTGACATTCACACTGTCTCTGCTTCAGCTTGTTTTGTACAGGTTTTCTTTTTGAATACATACGGAAATGTGGAGATCTGTAATTTAGCCGTCATGTCTTATGACAGATATCTTGCTATCTGTTGTCCACTACAATATAACATGCATATGACCCACAACAGGACCGTCATACTCATCACTCTAACATGGTTATACCCTTTTCTTGCAGTCATTGTCTTGATATCATTGAGTGCCTCTCTGCAGCTGTGTGGCAACATCATTAACAAAGTGTACTGTGACAACTACTCTGTTGTGAAGCTGGCCTGCTCTGACACAACAGTCAATAACGTCTATGGGATGGCTTTCCTAAttgcaactgttttttttatatctttaatTATTTACTCGTATATAACAATCCttaatgtttgtttctctgGTTCTAAACAGACGAGACAGAAAGCCGTCAGCACCTGCACACCTCACCTCGCCTCTCTGCTCAACTTCTCTTTCGGGGCTCTCTTTGAAATAGTGTCAAGCAGATTTGATATGAAACATTTACCGGATATGTTGCGCATGTTTTTATCATTGTACTGGCTCACATGCCAGCCGCTCTTCAATCCTGTACTGTATGGACTGAATTTAACCAAAATCCGAATAACATGTAAAAGTTTTGTCTTTAAGAAAATTTAAACTCTTGACATCATAAATCTCAAATTCTGTACCATGAAAAGAACAGAATGAAAACAGgtgatatattttttaaattaaacccATCAAATGCTTTGTGTTTATGGGCACTTTCCACCACAAGTGTCGGCAACCATGTGCTGCATATGcatttattaaatgtaaatattataaGTTCTGACaatatgtaaattaaaaaaaaacactggtttGAATCTTCTGAGTTATTGAAAATCAATTCCTCATACGGTGACTGAGCTGAGTTtcttagtagaggtttaattacagctaccttaaaagactatggtacatagcctgttaataaggatatattgatcatatctgagtgttaactaaaggaaagacctccttaagtagcctagttgggatggggtctaagagacacgttgatgatttaaatgaagaaatcactgcagtcaattcttgaagagaaattggggagaagcaatctaaatatatattagattttacagctgtgtttgaggttagataggtactatctgaggacaggaggtcatgaattttgcctctaatagttagaattttgtcattaaaaaagctcataaaatcattactgctaagggctaaaggaatacaaggctcaatagagctctgactctcagtcagcctggctacagtgctgaaaagaaacctggggttgttcttattgtcttctattaatgctgagtaatagtttggtctggcattgcggaggcccctcttataagttttgagactgtctgtccagattaaacgagattcttccagtttggtcaatcaccaattcctttcaaattttcgcgatatttttttaacttaagggtttgagagttataccaaggagcgaactttctttgcttttttaacttctttttaagaggagctacagagtcaagtgttgttcgcagcgagcctacggcgctatcaacaagatgatcaattcgggagaggttaaagttggcacaggaaacctctgttactgaaggacttggtattgaatttaacgacggagtaatcttttccttaaattttgcaacagcactatctgataaacatctagtatagtaactgttgctgagtggcgtgtaatcgagtaaaaagaaatcaaaagtaatcagataatgatccgatagcgagggattctgtggaaagactgttaggttatcaatttcaattccatacgtcagaactagatcgagggtatggttaaaacaatgagtaggttcatgtacaccctgactgaagccaatggagtctaataatgagataaacgcggtagccagggagtcattatcaatgtcaacatgaatgttaaaatcgcctacaataataactttatctgatttaagaactaaactggataaaaactctgagaattcagatacaaattcagaatacgggccaggagcatggtacactataacaaataaaagtggctgcgaggttttccaggtcggatgtaaaagactaagaacgaggctttcaaatgaattataatctagtttaggtttagggctgattaacaggctagagttaaaaatggatgcaactccccctcctcggccgctgcctcgaggaatgtgggtattattatgactgggaggagtggactcatttagactaacatattcatctggacacagccaggtttcagtgagactgagtaaatcaatatgattatctgatattaattcgtttactaacactgctttagacgatagagacctgatattcaacagtccgcatttaattctcctgttttgtctttctgtcacagaagaggttttaatttttatgaggttgttatgcacaactcctctttgtttaattttagatttaaataatttaggtggtcgggggacagacaccgtttgtataaaactatgaaaactatggctgggtaactgaactagaagctcagagggGCGTATAGGACtgtgactctgagtcctggtctcaactctgggttgtcagggatttgaattactaataaaatatgccaggtttctagaaatgagagcagctccatccaaagtgggatgaatgccgtctctcctaataagaccaggtttttcccagaaagtttgccaatagagtcgtaaaaagatacatctactgaatatatcaaatgtctagtaaagccgaactagtaatgacactgagcctagatgaaatatgtttagAAAAGgtaaggatgatggttaatttcagatattttagcaagttctctagaaacggcgtttttgagACTCCGGTTGTAGAGTTGTCAAATAGTGttgtaaaaaagtaaatctactgaatatatcaaatatctagtacagccgaactatcatgttacggttattattattattattattattattattatcattattattatcattattatcattattattattattattattattattatcattattggtgggaaattataacagaggaatatatttgccgttttaatatcaagaacactttggtgtttttgtttgtatacAGGACATTATtaaatcagggaatccgtgtgtccaccactaAAACGGATCCtaactgactttacattggcatattttccatggtggcagcacgtaatttcaacccattacgtgctgccactatggaatgcggtgttaaaaggtcgtggtcatttcatgtatttctgtgagatcaggttgggcacaccgagcaagaaagagcagaaggagaagccatcgctaactattaagctaatgtagctaacaaggctaataacgtgcaaacaagagctaagagattagcaagAAAGTCAGAAGTGTTATAAGTGTTATAACAGAACTAGTgtaggttaagacttgaagcaGATgttaagcaactgaagtgaggaaaaaacagaaagcaagcTGGTAGAGTTCgctagagcagcacagagacgttctcacagaaacaccggaaatgacaaaACATGCTTACTGCTGTACGTCAACACGCCAGTCAGCTAACAGCCTGAGTGAGCTGTAAATGTCTAGCATTCATGAACAAATAAAACCTCAACAAACTTTGATGGTAAAATTTATTTCAAACCTCAATAAAACTTgttaaaaatattcacattcaaTAAACAAACATCATTACTGATGTAAAAGAATCAACCTTTTCAGAGTTCTCATGTTACAGAGGATACAAATATACACTGCATGATTTTTTACATTCTACCCAAGACAAGCTGTTTACGTAAGGTATTAACTTTAGACAGTTTCAGTCCGTATATTACAGGGTTAAAGAGCGGCTGGCATGTCAGAAAATATAAGGATAAAAATATTCGTACTGTGTTGGGCACACTGCTCATATTAAACCTGCCCTGCATTATTTCAAAGAAGCAGCCGAAGGTGAAGTTGAGCAGAGAGGCGAGGTGAGGTGTGCAAGTGCTGACGGCTTTCTGTCTCGTCTGTTTAGAACCAGAGAAACAGACTTTAAGGATCTTCACATACGTATAATAGATTACACCTACAGCACCTAGTACTATGGCTAACGTGTAAATAATGCCAGAGATGTTGTCCACTATTGTGTCAGAACATGCCTGTTTGACAGTGGAGTAATTgtcacattacattttgggAATAATGTTCCCACACATCTGTAACATAGCAGTCTGACATATCATGGACGCAACTTTACTAACTGGAAATAACCACACTACAGCAATCAGCACTGCGACCTTTTTCAATGTCATACGTGTGTTATACTGCAGAGGATAACAGATAGCCAGATATCTGTCATAAGACATGACGGCCAAGTTACAGAGCTCTATATTTGCATATGAATACACACAGAAAATCTGCAGGAGACAAGCTGAAGCAGAGACAGTGTGAATGTCAGAGAGGATCTGAAGCAGCAGCAATGGAAACAACCCTGTACTACCatacagttcatttacaaacaGGCTGCACAGAAACATGTACATAGGTTCATGTAAGCTTCTGTTCACACAGATAACCACAATCAGCAGGAGGTTGGCACAGATAATCAACATGTATAAAATCATCACAATGATGAAGTATAAGTATTTGAAGAGCCCGGTGTCAGAGTAGGCAGCAAGTGTGAAATATGAGAAGTGTGTGGAGTTGATCATGATCCCTCTTCTGATCAGTGCATCTGTTAAGTAATAATTACACGGCGTCACAAAGTGTCAGATTTGCAGTTAATTTGAACCAAAAGCAtcaccaacaaacaaacaaacaaacaaacagtattCAGTCAGTCAACACTTTACATTTCAGAAATAAGACACATGATCTAAATGTTCCTTTCTGTTAGTAAAAGTCAATATCATACACAAAGACTCTGCTCTTTGAACTGTCACCCAACATCTATCAGCTGTTCTGCTGAAGTCAGACTGAGCCCCTCCTCACTGAGCTGCTTCTCTTAAACCCCCCCATACGGCAGcagtatgacatcatcactgcTGTCAGCAAAAACATGGAACCAGGTTAAACCGCTAACAGCTAGCAAATTTGGAAAGATGGCTAAAATAAACatccacaaaaacaacaaaacaggacgTGGTTGCATAAAACACAGtaagttttctccttaaggcttaatttctcctgagctgagggacttactgtttttattcatttatttatttatttaaccagaaaaaaaacctcttgagattaaaaatctgttatttaagagtgtcctggccaaaACAGGCAGCAACATATTTACAGACAGACGGCATAGAccagaaatacaaaataaaattaaagctgcaagcagcattggGCGGGACCTCGGCCTCTCGCTGCCGGCCTCCAGCTCACATAGACAATGTGAATTAGCCTCTCCATAAGAGTCCAGATgtcgataaaacaagcaatgtcaatAGAACACAAGGTCATTTTTGACAATAAACGCATGACTTGGGAGTAGAATTTTGatgctgtatgctgtaaagcccacagggctttacagcatatgacatccctttgtccttatgaccctcacagctgataagAAAAGCctccctttaacaggggaaaaacacagcagaaacctcaggaagaacaAATGAGGAGGGCTCCCTCTTCTAGGACGACAGACGTGCAACAGATGACAAACAGAACAGAACGTCCTTCGGCCGAGGTctccaataataataataataaacgcaccaaaagCAAGAGGGACTTCGTCCttcggccgaggtccctaaaTATCCAGCTCTAAAACGAGCAGTATGAAACACCTGATGAGATTATTataaagaaaagccaaaaagtatgttaatatCTGCTGTAAGGaaccataaaaacataaaacatggggCAACTGCACATGATTACAAAGACCAGATAAAATACACCCTGACATCAGCATATAGATGACTCTGTACAAAAATCCTGCAGCAGTGATTTGAAACAGCTGAGAGGAACCACTGAGTGCTATTTGATGTTGTGTTCTGACACGTTTCAGAAGAAAAGACTCAgatacagaggaaaaaaaacccaggacaaaaaaatgcagaaagtCAAAGTTCTTTACTTAAAAATTCAAGCAGAATCCAAAGGAAGGCAATTCCAAGAGTAAGACACCAAAAGTCTTCAAAGTCcaaaaaaacaggcaaacaaaacTAGATCCACAGGGCTGGAAAGCATGAACATACTGGGAGACAATGGTAATCTGGCAGAGGGCTGGTGAAAACACatggtatatatacacaggtgaagtcagtcagtcacagGTGAGTGATAAAAGGCGGGAAAagaacaaagacaggaagtaaaactagacatcaaccaaaaacaacaggatttcaaaataaaacaggaaattaacacaaacacactaacagctAAAGGGAACATTACAGTTTCACACCAGGCGCAAATAAAATAATCCATGTGAGTGAATTACCTGtgaagtcaatgtaaagacatgATTAAACACAAATCACTGCCAGGCAGCGTGATGGACGCAGTGGATGTGATgcaaatgacatgaaatacGCAAATCAGGTGGCAGAAATGAAGCGAGAGGCACGATTTTGCATCATTTGCTTACTCATGAGAGTTTAAAAATATGAacatgaatatgaatatgatCAGCGACCGATCAGCATTGAAATCCTCCAAGGACGTATGATACTGAGGACGTGCCCGCAGAAATTCATTCATCGGTTCAACAATTTGCATATGACagaagtcaacacaaaatattctagcattCAACCTTGTACAAGTAACGTGTCAGGAAAATTTGCATCACATATGGTGTGAACACTAATTTGAGTCCGTCTGCAGAAGATTCCATAGATAAGGAGCTGCAGATCAGTACCCAGCCTCGGTACAGACAATAAAATTGTTCTGTTAACTGAGAGCAgagccatttttatttttttgcctaCTGTACACACATTAATACGCTGGAAGTAGGTCAAGAATAACTCTGTACTTTGAGCATAGAGGATTCAGTGATGAGTTCGGGCCTTACAGTTGGTCATGAATCTCAATGCACCATGATACACAGAGTCCAGAGCAAACACTGGGAGGGTGCATTCATATATAATCCATCCCAGAATCAAGCACAGCCAAGAATGTGGCAGACAccagtattattttttttcccgcCTTTTTAAGGATGTTGGGCAGATtcccttaaaaggtttccttagttaaggaaaaacaaaaagacatttacactaCTGAAAGAGATTAACAGCAGTAGAAGTTTCCAtgaggtgtgtttgtttgcatggACTCGTGACGCCTATTGTCGCCCCACAAAGTCAGACTAtcgatagaaaaaaaaaaaaaaaagaaatgacccGAGGTCTGGAGAGAAACAAAAATAGACTGCACACactaaaaagtacatttgatccccaaataccagaaaacaaCATCTGTGAGAGGATACTGCAACAATAAAAGCGTATCCAGTGGCTTCCCTGGATGTGTTATTTTTCCTAAAACAAAACCTTGTGCCAAGAATTTAGCTGATGTTCATTTAGAAAACAATTTGTCCAAAGCCAATCTGACGctgacaagacaagacaagacaagacaagacaagtcAAGTCTGGGTACGTAGGAATTCTTGTTCTTGTAGGAATTCTCAGTTatgacaaaaaacatgttttgtgaggtcacactgacctttaaaATGCAACCAAAAAATTTCAGTGggttcattgttgagtcaaagttaacgtttgtgccaaatttcaagacatcccctcaaggtattcttgagatatcaggtAAGATGTTTCTTAGAGTTTCTGAAACTATTCCAgacactttttttaaactatctgtctgtctgtctgtctgtctatgctTGATTCCTAGTCAGAGCAGGTAACACATATCCAGTTTGGACCCTTAGGCAAGGTCCATAACCTGATGAGAATTGGGCTACTGGAACAAGACATAGATGGTCTCGAACAAAGAATATGGAACTGTTGGAATGCTGCTGTACAAATAACCCCTGTGAGAGGGGCTACATGCAGAGGATGTGGGAGACATGGAGGCTCCAAAACGTAACGGCTGACGTAGAAAAAATTCCTAGCCCAGTGTTCCAACATCCACAGACAGCAACTGCTATTGCAACTAGAGATTGATGAGGTACAACAAACATGCTACGGCAAGGAAGAGACAGGACGACAGGTCAAAGTGGGGATGTCATCATAACCCCCACACTCCGAGATTGGGTACCAGCCCCCAAGCTCTTCTGACACAGATTCACTTACAACAAGGGCAAATGACCTGAGATTGAAAATCATGAATAAGATGGAAGCCCGGCACCCCTGAAGCCAACTACCAAGGCTAAGTGGCAAAGTGACAAAGTACAGTCTGAAAGTCTGCTAGATGATGTCAATGCAGTACTACAAACTATCCCCACTAAAACCATAACTGAGACCAATCAGTTAATATACACCACAGCGACAGTGATCCTAGAGATGCTTGGCTGCATCACAGCAGCTAAGATGAATAGGCACATGGCCTAATACATGAGCAAGGCCCAGAAAGGAATTGGTGGTAATACCAGGGTGGCCAAGCACCAGCTACTGGTCGGCAGAGCAGTTACCCAAGACTGAAAGACCAGGCAGACCAACCTGTGCACCGCCTGGATCAACTACAACATCttgtcagataatgtgcaggtttacattcatactgcatGGAGCAACATgcctctcatttcagctgaaacTGAATTATAATTTACATGGTGTAAtgtgccccacatttcagaggcagttcatttatttcagatgttattttagtggttaacttttgactgagctgccatcatgttcacattcatacctTACAGCACAAAGTGTCTCGtacttcagcagcatttaaaatccaacatggttgttagggctgggtgatatggcctaaaaagaaaaaaaaaaattctcagattttttcacaaaaaatccgattcacgatttaaatcgtttttttcccctcctagttaaaaaaaaaaaaaaagaagaaagaaacgcGGCCTGGTAGCGCATACCTGGGGTTCAAAACTTTAAacatgtgaataaaccctggcTTTTTCCACGGTAGCCTATATAGCCCatcctggatccagaggtgttagccaactatagaccaatatctaatctt is drawn from Epinephelus fuscoguttatus linkage group LG5, E.fuscoguttatus.final_Chr_v1 and contains these coding sequences:
- the LOC125889546 gene encoding olfactory receptor 142-like; the encoded protein is MINSSQVSYFTFGAYFELGLLKYFVFVIIMSLYVLILCSNLLLIVVICVNRSLHEPMYMFLCSLFVNELYGSTGLFPLLLLQILSDIHTVSASACFVQVFFLNTYGNVEICNLAVMSYDRYLAICCPLQYNMHMTHNRTVILITLTWLYPFLAVIVLISLSASLQLCGNIINKVYCDNYSVVKLACSDTTVNNVYGMAFLIATVFFISLIIYSYITILNVCFSGSKQTRQKAVSTCTPHLASLLNFSFGALFEIVSSRFDMKHLPDMLRMFLSLYWLTCQPLFNPVLYGLNLTKIRITCKSFVFKKI
- the LOC125889542 gene encoding LOW QUALITY PROTEIN: olfactory receptor 52E4-like (The sequence of the model RefSeq protein was modified relative to this genomic sequence to represent the inferred CDS: substituted 1 base at 1 genomic stop codon), whose amino-acid sequence is MINSTHFSYFTLAAYSDTGLFKYLYFIIVMILYMLIICANLLLIVVICVNRSLHEPMYMFLCSLFVNELYGSTGLFPLLLLQILSDIHTVSASACLLQIFCVYSYANIELCNLAVMSYDRYLAICYPLQYNTRMTLKKVAVLIAVVWLFPVSKVASMICQTAMLQMCGNIIPKMXCDNYSTVKQACSDTIVDNISGIIYTLAIVLGAVGVIYYTYVKILKVCFSGSKQTRQKAVSTCTPHLASLLNFTFGCFFEIMQGRFNMSSVPNTVRIFLSLYFLTCQPLFNPVIYGLKLSKVNTLRKQLVLGRM